The Sphingomonas naphthae nucleotide sequence CATCGACCGGCTGTTCGCCAGCGACCGCTATGAGGACATTCTCGCCGCGCTGGAGGCGGACGGCGGCGAATGGGCGGCCGCCCAGCGCGCCACGCTCGCCACCAAGTCGCCGCAGGCGTGCAAGGTTTCGCTACGCGAACTGGCCGAGAGCCTGCGCCTGACCGATTTCGCCGACGAGATGCGGATGGAATATGGCATCGGCACCAAGGTGGTGCAGCGCCACGACTTCCTCGAGGGCGTCCGCGCGCTGATCGTCGACAAGGACAATCAGCCGCGCTGGGAACCGGCGACGCCCGAAGCGGTCACCGATCACCTGATCGACACCATCTTCGCCCCGCTCGACCCCGCCGAGGCGTGGGAGCCCTATCGCGGCTGAGCCCCGCGCCAACGAACCATAAGGGAGAGAGACATGCGCATCGGTTTCATCGGCCTCGGCAACATGGGCGGCGGCATGGCGGCCAATCTGGCGAAGGCCGGACATCCGGTGGCGGCGTTCGATCTGTCGGCCGAGGCGGTGGCGCGCGCGGTCGCGGCGGGCTGCACCGCCGCCGGGAGCGCGGCGGAAGCGGCGACGGGCGCCGAGGCGGTCGTCACGATGCTGCCGGCCGGCACGCATGTCCGCGCCGTCTATGGCGACAGCATCATCCCCGCCGCCGCGCCCGGCACGCTCTTTCTGGATTGCTCCACGATCGACACCGCCTCGGCCCGTGCCGTGATCGCGCAGGCGGCGGCGGCGGGCTTCGCGATGGTCGATGCGCCGGTCTCGGGCGGCATCGCGGCCGCCAACGGCGGCACGCTCACCTTCATGGTCGGCGGCGAGCCCGAGGCCTTCGCCCGCGCCCGGCCGATCCTCGATCACATGGGCAAGGCGGTGATCCATGCCGGCGGCGCGGGCGCGGGCCAGGCCGCCAAGATCTGCAACAACATGCTGCTCGGCGCGACGATGGTCGCCACCTGCGAGGCGTTCGTGCTGGCCGAGAAACTGGGGCTCGACCTCCAGACCTTCTACGACATCTCGTCCAAGGCGAGCGGGCAGAGCTGGTCGATGACGAGCTATTGCCCCGTCCCCGGCGTCGGCCCGGAAACCCCCGCCGATCGCAATTACGAAGGCGGCTTCGCGACCGGACTGATGCTGAAGGATCTGAAGCTCGCCATCCAGGCCGCACAGGACGCCGGCGCATCGGTGCCGATGGGGTCGAGCGCGGGCGCGCTGTATCAGGCGCTGGCCAACACGGGCGCGGCCGGCAAGGATTTCTCGGCGATGATCCGCTTCCTCGACGGCAAGGCTGCCTAGGCGAGCCCCGGCAGCGGCGGCGCGCCCTCGGCCCGGCGCAGCACCGGGCTGGGCGCGGGGGCCTCGCGCCGGCGCTTGCGTTCGGCGCGGGAGGCGCGGCACGATCGACGATCGGCCGCATAGCCCGCGCCGAGAACGAACATCATGCTCGCCAGCACCATCGCCGGCGGGGCACCGCGCAGCGCGACGCCGATCGCGAGGCCCAGCATCATGCCGGTGACGAACCAGCCGGCGCGCACCGTCCGCGCGATCAGATCGGCCACATAGGCGCCAAGGAAGGTCGCGACGAACCAGCCGAGCGCGATCATCAGCACGCCTTCGGCCTGCACGTCGCCGATCAGCGGGATCATCTCGGTCACCCCCGGCTGCGGTGCGGCATAGCCCAGCGGGAAGAGGACGTGCGCGCCCATCCGCGCGAAGATCAGCGCCAGCAGCGCGAAGCCGAAGCCCGCGAGCGATCCGATGATGACGGCCATGGGCGCCCCTCCTGCCCGAATCGCTATCATAGTCGCGACTCGGGCAAAAGCCTTTGCAGCCGCGTGGAACAGCGCCGGCCACGCCACGTTCGGAGGGATAGCGACAAGCCATGGGGGCGGTGGTGAGCGACGATTTCCTGATCTTGCGGCCCGACGACGTCGATCTGTCGCGCTCGCCGCTGCGACGCGGGATCGATGAGCCGACCCATGTGCTGGGCGCCTTCAACCCCGGCTTCACCCGGCTGGCGAACGGCAATCTGCTGATGATGGTGCGGGTGGCCGAGGCGCTTTCCCAGCCGGTGGACGGCGATGCCGTGCGCGCGATCCGCTGGACGGCGGACGGCTATGCGCTGGATCGCCATCCGCTCGATCAGGTCGACATGACCGATCCGCGCCAGTTCGAGCTGCGCGGGCGCGGCAACCGCATCCTCGCGCTCACGTCGCTGTCGTGGCTGCTGCCGGTGGAGTTGTCCGCCGACGGCCGCACGGTGATCGCGGTGCATTACGACAAGGCGATCGAGCCCGCAGCGCGCTATCAGGATTATGGCGTCGAGGATGCGCGGATCAGCCGCATCGGCGACCTGTGGTACATGACGACCTGCTCGGTCTCGGCCGAGCGCCATTCGACGACCCTGCACGTCTCGTCGGACGGGCTGCATTATGACCTGAAAGGCATCATCCTCGATCATCAGAACAAGGACATGCTGTTCTTCGAGGGGCTCGTCGGCGGCAAGTTCCTCGCGCTGACCCGCCCCTTGGGGGAATGCTATTTCGCCTACCCGCCCGGCAGCGAATGGGCCGGTGGCCCCTCGATCAACATGGCACAGTCGCCCGACGCGCTCCACTGGAAGCCGCTCGATACGCCTGGCCTGCGCGCGCGGGCGGGATCGACATCGGCGATGAAGATCGGCGGCGGCACCCCGCCGATCCTGACCGACGCGGGCTGGCTGACGATCTATCATGGCGTCGAGCGGCAAGCGACGGTGGGCATCTACCGCAGCTTCTGGGCGCTGCTCGACCGCGACGATCCCTCGCGCGTGCTGCGGATGGAGGATGCCGCGCCGCTGCTGGAGGCGTCCCCCGCACTGACGGCGGACATCGCGCACCAGATGTATCTGCCGACGCCGGTGGTGTTCACGACCGGCATGGTCGACGCGGGCGATCATTATGTCGTGGCCAGCGGCGAGGCGGACCTGGCCTGCCGGATCACGCTGATCCCGAAGGCGCGGTTCCTGTGACCCGCTTCGTCATTGCGAGCGCAGCGAAGCAATCCAGCTCCTCACCCGAAGCGTGCGGCACGGGCTGGATCGCGTCGCTGCACTCGCGATGACGAGGGAATATAACGAGATGGCCCATGCATCATCGCCCGCCGAAACCGAATGGTGGAAGTCCGCCGTCCTCTACCAGATCTACCCCCGCTCCTTTCAGGACTCGAACGGCGACGGCATCGGCGATCTCGCCGGCATCGCTGCCCGGCTCGACCATCTCGTCGACCTCGGCGTGGACGCGATCTGGATATCGCCGATCTTCCCATCGCCGATGGCGGACTTCGGCTATGACGTGGCCGATTATACGGGGATCGACCCGCGCTTCGGCACGCTCGCCGATTTCGACGCGCTGCTCGCCGCCGCCCATGCGCGCGGGCTGAAACTGCTGCTCGATTTCGTGCCCAACCATTCGTCCGACCAGCACCCCTGGTTCGCCGAGAGCCGCGCCTCGCGCGATAATCCGAAGCGCGACTGGTATATCTGGCGCGACGCCGCCCCCGATGGCGGGCCGCCCAACAATTGGATCAGCGATTTCGGCGGCCCCGCGTGGGAGTGGGACGCGGCCACCGGCCAATATTACAGCCACGCCTTCCTGAAGGAGCAGCCCGACCTCAACTGGCGCAACCCGGACCTGCGCGCGGCGATGATGGACGTGCTGCGCTTCTGGTTCGACCGCGGCGTGGATGGCTTCCGCATCGACGTGCTGTGGCACATGGTGAAGCACGCCGATTTCATCGATAATCCGGTGAACCCCGATTACCGGCCGGAGATGGGCGAGATGCACGCCGTGCTCCAGACCCATTCCACCGACCAGCCCGAAGTCCACGCCATCGCCGCCGAGATGCGCGCCATCGCGGACGGCTATGGCGCGCGGCTGCTGATCGGCGAAATCTACCTGCCGGTGCCCCGGCTGATGGACTATTACGGCACGGCGGACGCGCCCGAGGTGCAACTGCCCTTCAACTTCCAGCTGATCGATGCGCCGTGGGACGCGCGATCGCTGGCGCGGCTGATCGCGGAGTATGAAGCGGCGCTGCCCCCCGGTGGCTGGCCGAACTGGGTGCTGGGCAATCACGATCGCCCGCGCAGCGCGACCAAGCGTGGCGCCGCACAGGCCCGCGTCGCGGCGATGCTGCTGCTCACCCTGCGCGGCACCCCGACGATCTATTATGGCGACGAGATCGGCATGACCGATACCGATATCCCGCCCGACAAGGTGCAGGATCCGCGCGAGCTGCGCGAGCCGGGCCTCGGGCTCGGCCGCGATCCGGTGCGGACGCCGATGCCGTGGGATGCGGGCGACGGCGCGGGTTTCACGACCGGCGTGCCGTGGCTGCCGATCAGCCCGGACTGGCGAACTCGCAATGTCGCCGCCGAGGACGACGACCCCGCCTCGATGCTGGCGCTGCACCGCGCTTTGCTGGCGCTGCGCCGCGCTTATCCCGCGCTGGCGATGGGCGATTATGTATCGGTCGCCGCCGAGGGCGATATCCTCGCCTATGAACGGCGGCTGGGCGGGGAACGGTTGCTGATCGTCCTCAACCTTGGCGCCATGCCGCAGACGTTTATCGCGCCCGAGGGCGGTTTCCGGCCGATACTCTCCACCCTTCCCGGCGCCTTGCCCGATACGGTCATGCTGCTCCACCCCGACGAAGGCTTGATCTGCACCTTATGAAAATCGCCATGTTCGCCCCCATTTCGTGGCGCACCCCGCCGCGCGCCTATGGCCCGTGGGAGCTGGTGACGAGCCTGCTGACCGAGGCGCTGGTCGCGCGCGGCGTGGATGTCACCCTGTTCGCCACGCAGGACAGCATCACCGCCGGCACGCTCGCCGCCGTCGTGCCCGCGCCGTATTCCGAAGACCCGTCGATCGACGCCAAGGTGTGGGAGATGCGGCATCTGGCCCATCTGTTCGAGCGGGCGAGCGAGTTCGACCTGATCCACAACCAGGCCGATTTCCCGGCGCACGCCTTCGCCCATCTGGTGCCGACGCCGATGGTGACGACGATCCACGGCTTCTCGTCGAACCGCATAATGCCGATGTACGCGCCCTATCAGGATCGTATCCACTATGTCGCGATCAGCGATGCCGATCGGGCCGAGGGGCTGCGCTATGCCGCCACGATCCACCATGGCATCCCGGTCGGGGATTTCGCCTTCGATGCGGTGGGCAGCGACGACCTGCTGTTCTTCGGCCGGATGCACCCCGACAAGGGCGCGAAGGAGGCGATCGACGCCGCCCGCGCCTCGGGCCGGGCGCTCGACATGTACGGCATCGTGCAGGATCAGGGCTATTACGAGCGCGACGTGGCCCCCGCGATCGATGGCGAGACGATCCGCTACCACGGCCCGGTCGGCGGCGACGCGCGGGTGAAGGCGCTGGGCCAGGCCCGTGCGCTGCTCCACCTCATCAATTTCGCCGAGCCCTTCGGCCTGTCGGTGATCGAGGCGATGGCCTGCGGTACGCCGGTGATCGCCAGCCGGCGCGGATCGATGCCCGAACTGATCGACGATGGCGTGACGGGCTTCCTCGTCGACACCCCTGCCGAGGCGCTGGCCGCGATCGAACGCGCCGGCGAGATCGACCGCGCCGCCTGCCGCCGCGCGGTGGTCGAGCGGTTCAGCGTCGAGCGGATGGCGGACGAGTATCTGGCGCTCTACCGCCAGATACTCGCCTGATCGCCGTCAGCTGGCGTCGACCAGCACCAGTTCGCTGTCCTCGATCGCCGTCACGGTCAGCGTTTCGAGATCGCTGATCGCGGCGCCGTCGCGGGCGTTGATGCGGGTGCCGTCGATCTCGACCGCGCCGGTGGCGGGGACGAGATAGGCGCGGCGATCCGCGCCGAGCGGATAGGTCGCCGTTTCGCCGGCCTTCAGGGTCGCCGCCACGACGCGGGCGTCGGTGCGGATCGGCAGCGCGTCGCCGTCGCCGTCGAAGCCGCTGGCGAGCGTGACGAACTGGCCGGCGCGGTCACCCTTGGGGAAGGGCTTGGCGCCCCACGAGGGCTTCTCGCCGCCACGGGTCGGCATGATCCAGATCTGGAACAGCGTCGTCGGCACGTCCTCCAGATTGAATTCCGAATGGCGGATGCCGGTGCCGGCGGACATCACCTGCACGTCGCCCGCCTCCGTCCGACCCTGGTTGCCGAGACTGTCCTGATGGCTGATCGCGCCGGTGCGGACATAGGTGATGATCTCCATGTCGCGGTGCGGATGCGGCGGAAAGCCGCTCTTGGGCGCGATGACGTCATCGTTCCACACGCGCAGCTTGCCCCAGCTCATCCGGGCGGGATCGTGATAGTCGGCGAAGCTGAAATGATGCTTGGCATTCAGCCAGCCGTGATCGGCGCCACCGAGGGTGGCGAAAGGACGCACGTCGATCATCGTCTTTCTCCTGTGTGGGGCAGCGAATTCAGGCCGCGAGGAGCGAAAGCGCCTCGATCTGCCGGTCGTTGAACCCCAGAGCGGCGAGGGTGGGCACCATCCGCTCGGCCGGGCGGCGGCTGCGGCGGGTGGCGCAGACGAAGCTGCGCACCGCCTCCAGTCGCGGATCGGCCAGCGGCGGGGGTGCCTCGTTGCCGGTCACGGCCCGCACGAACTTCGCCACGATCCCCTTGCCCGATCCGCCGGGGCAACCGACGTTGCCGGCATCCTTGAGCGCGATCGAGACCGCGCGCCATTCGGCCGGGGTGAGATCGGGAAAATTCTGGTGGATCATGGCGTCGCTCCCTCGCTTCGCCGAACCATATGGAGCAGGAATCCTGAACGGAGTACCACCAAAGGTTACATTTTTTCGTTGCACGGATCACAACGCATAACCGCGTTAAGGTTCGCGATCGGCACCGATTGACAGCCGTGGGCGGGCAGGGGAGCTAAACGCCCGGCGGGACGTTGCACCGCCATCCGATTTCCCCGACCGATCGCCGGTCGAACTGCCTGTGGAGAAGCGTCTCATGCGCCGTATCGCCGCCCCCTTCCTCGCCCTTGCCATCCTCGCCCCCGCCCTCGCGCCGACGATCGCGCAGGCCGCGGAGAGCAAGACGGTCGCGCTGATCGGGCCGGACAGGTCGAGCCGGGGCAGCATCACCGTGGCCGCAGCACCCAAGGGCGTGCTGCTCCATGTCGAGGCGACCGGGCTGACGCCGGGCTGGCACGGCATCCATTTCCACGCCAAGGCTGATTGCGGCGACGCGGCGTTCAAGAATTCGGGCGGCCATGTCCATGGCGGCCCCAATCCGCCGGTCCACGGCCTGCTCAATCCGGCGCGCGACGATTCGGGTGACCTGACCAACATCCATGCCGGCGCGGACGGCGTGGCGAAGGCCGAGATCTTCTCCTCACTGGTGACGCTCAGCCCCGGCGGCAGCGTGCCCGCGCTGCTCGACGCCGACGGTTCGGCGATCGTGATCCACGCCAAGGCCGACGATTACACCACCCAGCCGATCGGCGGCGCCGGCGATCGTGTCGCCTGCGGCGTAGTGAAGTAACGCTCACCGTTGTGCTCCTGCCTGCGCAGGAGCACCGGAGCATTCGACACGGCCGCATTGACATTGGCGTCTCAGCGCCCACACCGTTCCCATATGAGAACGGATGACGATTCCTCGAACACGGCCGCCGTCAAATCCGCCGATCGCGTGCTGGACCTGCTCGAACTGCTCGCGCGTGCCGACCAGCCGCTGTCGCACGCCGACATCGCCGCCCGCCTCGCTATCCCCAAGAGCAGCCTGACGCCGCTGCTGCGCAACCTCGCGCGGCGCGGCTACCTCGAGATAGCACCGGACGGGCGTAACCATCGCCTCGGCCCGGCGCTCGCCACGCTCGCGCGGGCGGCCGGGCGGCGCGATCTGGCGGAGGATGCCATGCCCTTCCTGCGCGAAGCGACGCGCGAGACCGGCGAGAGCAGCGCCTTCAACCAGTTGCGGGGGCAGGAGGTGGAGGTCGTGGCGACCGTCATCGGGTCGCACCGGCTGGTCACCCACATGCGGCTGGGCGACCGCGCCCCGCTCTACGCCACCTCCAGCGGCAAGCTGATCCTCGCTTACATGCCCGATGCGTTCCAGCGCGATTATATCGCCGACATTCGCTTCCAGAGCTGGACCCCGCACACAATCACCAGCCGCGCCGCGCTGCGTGACGAACTGGCGGCGGTGCGCGAATCGGGTTTCGCTTACTCGCGCGAGGAATGGACGCCGGGCATCGTCGGCATCGGCGCGGTGCTCCTCGACGAGCAGGATCAGCCGATCGGCGCGGTCAACCACGCGGTGCCGGTCGCCCGCTATGACGAGGCGGCCGACGCCCGCGCGCGCCACTCGCTGCGGCGCTGTGTGGGCGATTTCCGGCGGCACATCCTGTCAGCGGACATGCCGCCCATGATGCGGGATCGCCACGATCCAGCTTGACGCAACCGCCGCCATTCGTGCAAGGATGCGAACCAAGTTCATATATATAAACACCACACGAGTTGAGGGCCGTCGGCGCGGCCCCGGCCCGCCAGGAGCATCGGCATGAGCCTGACCCTTCCCCAATATACTCCTGAGGATGCTGGCCAGCCGCCTTCGCTGGCACTCGACTATCGATCGACCGTGCTGCGCGCGCCCCAGCACGCCCCGATCGCTATCCCCGAGACCCTGACCGAAGTGACCGGCCCCGCGGGCTGCTGGGATCGGCTGATGGGATCGGCGATGGCGGACCTCACGACGCAGCACAAAGCCCCACCGCAGGGCCAGCGCATCGTCGTGTCGGGCCGCGTTCTCGACGAGCAGGGCCGCCCCGTGCCGAACACGGTGATGGAAGTGTGGCAGGCCAATGCCGCCGGCCGCTACATCCACAGCAAGGACAATTGGGACGCGCCGCTCGACCCGAATTTCACCGGCGCCGGCCGCGTCGTCACCGACGAGCAGGGCCGCTACAGCTATGTCACGATCCGCCCCGGCGCCTATCCGTGGGGCAATCACACCAACGCCTGGCGCCCGGCGCACATCCATCTGTCGCTGCTCGGCCCGGCCTTCTCGACCCGGCTGGTGACGCAGCTCTATTTCCCGGACGATCCCCTGATCGAGATCGATCCGATCGCCAACGCGGTGCCGATGCCCTACCGTCAGCGCATGGTCTGCCGCTTCGACATCCACAGCACCGTGCCGAACTGGGCGCTGGGCTATCTGTTCGACGTGGTGCTGCGCGGCGACAAGGCGACCCCGATGGAGGACGGCCATGACCACTGACACGATCGATCCGCTCGGCACCGTCAACCCCGCGCCGCGCCTCGACAATCAGGATCCGGCGATCTTCGGCCAGACCCCGTCCCAGACCGTCGGCCCCTTCTTCCACTACGGCCTGCCGTGGAAGGGTGGCGCGGACCTCGTCGGCCAGTCCGACATGGGCGCGCGCGCCGATCTGTTCCCGGAGGATCATTATGTCCTCAACCTCTCCTCCCCGCGCGGCACGCCGCAGGGCGAGGTGATCGAGCTGTTCGGGACGGTCTATGACGCGAAGGGCGATATCGTCGCCGATGCGATGATCGAGCTGTGGCAGGCCAATGCCGCCGGCCGCTATCTCGCCGAGGCGGACGACCGCGCCGACGTGGCGATCGACCCCGAGTTCGTCGGCTGGGGCCGGTCCTCGACCACGGTGGACGGCGAATATCGCTTCCGCACGATCCTGCCCGGCCGCGTCCCCGGCCCCGGCAACAGCCTCCAGGCGCCGCATCTGGCGATCTCGGTCTTCGGGCGCGGCATCATCAAGCGGCTGTCGATGCGGGCCTATTTCGCGGGCAGCGAGGGGCTCGACAGCGATCCGGTGCTGGAGACGGTGCCCGCCGACCGCCGCGACACGCTGATCGCCCAGCCCGCCGGCCCCGGCCAGTGGCGGCTCGACATCCGGCTGAGCGGGCCGGGCGAGACGGTGTTCTTCGCGGTCTGACGATGGCGATGCTGCTGCGGACCCGGCCGGCGACGACGCCCCCGCTGCTCGCCCTGTTCGACGATGCGGCGACGATCGCGCACGCGCTGGCGTTCGAGGCGGCACTGGCGCGCGCCGAGGCGGATTGTGGGCTGATCGATGGCGCGATCGCCGACGCGATCGGGGCGGCCAGTCGTGCCATCGCGATCGATGCGGCTATTTTGGCGGACGAAGCGGCGCTGGCCGGAACGCTCGCCATCCCGCTGGTCAAGCGGCTGCGCGCCGCGCTCGACGGTGATGCGGCAAAGGCCGTCCATCGTGGCGCCACCAGTCAGGATCTCGCCGATACGGTGCTGATGCTGCAACTGGCCGGCGCGATCCCGCTGATCCTCGCCGATGCGCGGCGCGTGGTCGCGGCGCTGACGGCGCTGGCCGAGCGCCACGCCGCCACCCCCGCGATCGGCCGCACTTTGCTTCAGGACGCGCTGCCCATCGGCTTCGGCCTGCGCATCGCCCATTGGGCCGCCGGCATCGCCGCCGCGACCGACCGGCTCGCCGCCGAGATCGCCGATGGCCTGCCGCTGCAATTCGGCGGCGCCGCCGGCACGCGCGCCGGTCTCGACGGCAAGGGGGCGGATGTCGCCGCCGCGCTCGCCCGCCATCTCGGCCTCGCCAGCCCACCCGGCCCGTGGCAGGCGGAACGCACGACGCCGGCCGCGCTCGCCGCCGCGCTCGCCATCCTCACCGGCGCGCTCGGCAAGATGGCACGCGATATCTCCCTGCTCGCGCAGAATGCCGTCGGCGAAGCGCGCGAGGGTATCGTCGCCGGGCGCGGCGGCTCCTCCGCGATGGCGCACAAGCGCAATCCCACCGGCTGTCAGGTCGCGCTCTCGGCCGCGCTCCGCTCCCCCGGTCTCACCGCCATCGTACTCGGCGCGATGCCGCAGGAGGAGGAGCGCGGGCTCGGCGGGTGGCAGGCCGAAGGGCCGGTGCTGGCCGAGCTGGCGATGCTCGCCGGCGGCGCGGCGGCGGTGATGGCCGACGTCGCCGAGGGCCTCGATATCGACGAAGCCGCCATCGCGCGTAATATTGCCGCCGCAGGAATCGGCGAGGATATCGGCGAATCCGCTGCCCTCGTCACCGCCTTGCTCGCCCCTTCAAGGAAAGCCGACTGATGCCCTTTGCGACCCGTGACGGCACCCGCATCTACTGGAAGCGTGAAGGGGTGGAGAGCCGCCCCGCGCTGGTGCTGCTCAATTCGATCGGCACAGATATGGCGCTGTGGGAGACGACGCTCCCCCACCTGCTGCCCGCCTTCCACATCCTGCGGATCGACACGCGCGGCCATGGCGCGTCGGACGCGCCCGAGGGCGATTACAGCCTGCCGATGCTGGCGGCCGACGTGATCGCGGCGATGGACGCGGCCGGCATCGCCAAGGCGGCGGTCGCGGGCGTGTCGCTGGGTGGCATGATCGCGATGCAGCTGGCGCTCGACCATGGCGACCGCATCACCGGCGCCGCGCTGATCTGCACCTCCGCCACGATGGACAAGACCGCCTGGACCGACCGGGTCGCCAAGGTCCGTGCCGAGGGCACCGCCGGCATCGCCGATCTCGCGATGGGCCGCTTCCTCTCCCCCGGCTTCACCGCCGCCCACCCCAGCGTCGCCGAGAGCGTGAAGCGCGGGCTGCTCGACATGGCCGACGCGGGCTATGCAGGCTGCGGCGCGGCGATCCGCGACATGGCGCTGATCGATCGCCTGCCCGGCCTGTCGCTGCCGGTGCTGGTGGTGGCGGGCAGCCGCGACACCTCGACGCCCTACGCCGGCCATGGCGAGCATCTGATCGCCGCCATCCCCGGCGCCAAGCTCGCCACGCTCGATGCGGCGCACCTCGCCCCGATCGAAAGCCCGCGCCCGCTGGCCGGCGCGCTGCGCGACTTCTTCCTGGCCGACACCAAGCGCGAGGAGGCCGCCGACACCCTGTTCGAGGCCGGGCTGGTCAACCGCCGCCGCGTGCTGGGCGACGAATGGGTCGACAGGTCGTTGGCCAAGCGCACCCCCTTCAATCACGATTTCCAGGCGATGATCACCCGCATCGCGTGGAACGAGATCTGGGGCCGCCCCGGCCTCGACGACCGCACCCGCCGGCTGCTGGTGGTGGCGATCACCGCCAGCCTCGGCCGCTGGGAGGAATTCGAACTGCACGTCCGCACCGGCCTCGCCCGCGACGGCTTCACCCGCGAGGAACTGAAGGAGGTGCTGATGCAGCTCGCCATCTACGCCGGCGTCCCCGCCGCCAACACCGGCTTCGCCGAAGCCGGCAAGATCATCGCCGCCATGGACGAAGAGACCCGATAACATGCGCCCGCTCGACCCCGCCGTCTTCGCCCACCTGCGCCGCTCGGTCACCACCCGCACCGACGAGGCGCTGATGGCGCAGTTCGGCATCAGCTATAACACCTGGCGCAAGCTGGAAGCCGGCCTCCCGATCCGCCCCTCTCTGGCCAGCCGGATCGAGGCACGGTTCGGGGGTGCGCAGGCGGACGCCTGAGAAAAATCCTCCCTGAGCTTGCTCGGGGAGGGGGACCATCGCGCAGCGATGGTGGAGGGGTCCGGCGCACCGGCGAAGTCCGCTCCCGCCTTTGGGTTGGGGAACCCCTCCACCGCCTTGGGCGGTCCCCCTCCCCAAGCGCGCTTGGGGAGGAACTTCAGCGCAGCGCAGCCCGCGCGATCGCCTCGAACGCGCTGCCCGCCGCCGACATCGGCCGCTGGCTGTCGCGGTTGAGATAGACCGGCAGCTCGCCCCGCTCCACCAGCGGCAGGATACGCACCGCCGAGTCGTGCGGCTGGGCGGCGGTGAAGCTGTCCACCAGCG carries:
- a CDS encoding lyase family protein, translated to MAMLLRTRPATTPPLLALFDDAATIAHALAFEAALARAEADCGLIDGAIADAIGAASRAIAIDAAILADEAALAGTLAIPLVKRLRAALDGDAAKAVHRGATSQDLADTVLMLQLAGAIPLILADARRVVAALTALAERHAATPAIGRTLLQDALPIGFGLRIAHWAAGIAAATDRLAAEIADGLPLQFGGAAGTRAGLDGKGADVAAALARHLGLASPPGPWQAERTTPAALAAALAILTGALGKMARDISLLAQNAVGEAREGIVAGRGGSSAMAHKRNPTGCQVALSAALRSPGLTAIVLGAMPQEEERGLGGWQAEGPVLAELAMLAGGAAAVMADVAEGLDIDEAAIARNIAAAGIGEDIGESAALVTALLAPSRKAD
- the pcaD gene encoding 3-oxoadipate enol-lactonase, with protein sequence MPFATRDGTRIYWKREGVESRPALVLLNSIGTDMALWETTLPHLLPAFHILRIDTRGHGASDAPEGDYSLPMLAADVIAAMDAAGIAKAAVAGVSLGGMIAMQLALDHGDRITGAALICTSATMDKTAWTDRVAKVRAEGTAGIADLAMGRFLSPGFTAAHPSVAESVKRGLLDMADAGYAGCGAAIRDMALIDRLPGLSLPVLVVAGSRDTSTPYAGHGEHLIAAIPGAKLATLDAAHLAPIESPRPLAGALRDFFLADTKREEAADTLFEAGLVNRRRVLGDEWVDRSLAKRTPFNHDFQAMITRIAWNEIWGRPGLDDRTRRLLVVAITASLGRWEEFELHVRTGLARDGFTREELKEVLMQLAIYAGVPAANTGFAEAGKIIAAMDEETR